A genome region from Anolis carolinensis isolate JA03-04 chromosome 6, rAnoCar3.1.pri, whole genome shotgun sequence includes the following:
- the LOC100560784 gene encoding la-related protein 6 gives MSLCNSTMDLKFGSQLKCSIPVPVQGGPFSPLNFFPRPNRSFPLLSQEELVETLDGSPFDLNDLSPGLFVSSDSSMPDSQLVRRIVSQVEFYLSDENLSKDAFLLKHVQKNKMGYVSIKLLTSFKKVKYLTRDWRVTLYALQFSELLEVNEEGTKVRRRKPIPDYLVNIPPSKMLLAWNLLPYEQTIPASLLFQTTFLDKITKLFGPFGDISSIRILRPGKKLPSDVKKYSLRYPELLTKCCALVEYESLESARKALEELGHNQASSSGEVIKVVSLSGRGSKKKSAASQDDSEEAEEMEKPSGKWNYMLPEGLQHALDDSFFYSSSTESDSTPVSTPILPRNFLSAPVWSTTNFCNSANQVFKQNYFSMPYAGHLSLHKSLPWPFCPPPIPAPKLGNATSESRKPPDFCWDTGVGTGNPWMPKRRGPASSQHLPQKPDSVSTGAASKRMSELHGARPGVIRLPQGPDGTRGFYNTIGRGKFILRH, from the exons ATGTCTTTGTGCAACTCAACAATGGACTTGAAATTTGGTTCCCAGCTGAAATGCAGCATACCAGTTCCAGTCCAAGGAGGACCCTTTTCTCCTCTCAATTTCTTTCCCCGTCCAAATAGGTCCTTCCCTCTGCTGAGCCAAGAAGAGCTGGTGGAGACCTTGGATGG GAGCCCCTTTGACTTGAATGACCTCAGCCCTGGTCTCTTTGTGAGCAGTGACTCCTCTATGCCAGATTCACAGCTGGTCCGAAGGATAGTCTCGCAGGTGGAGTTCTACCTTTCTGATGAGAACTTGTCCAAGGATGCCTTCCTCCTGAAGCATGTGCAAAAGAACAAAATGGGCTATGTGAGCATTAAACTTCTGACATCCTTCAAAAAG GTGAAATATTTAACCAGAGATTGGCGAGTGACCCTCTATGCTTTGCAGTTCTCAGAACTGCTGGAAGTCAATGAGGAAGGGACAAAGGTGAGGAGGAGAAAAcccatcccagattatctggtgaaCATCCCTCCAAGCAAGATGCTCCTGGCCTGGAATCTCCTTCCATACGAGCAAACAATCCCTGCCTCCCTTCTCTTCCAGACAACATTTCTTGACAAAATCACCAAGCTGTTTGGGCCCTTTGGGGATATTTCCTCCATTCGTATCCTCCGTCCTGGCAAAAAGCTTCCTTCCGATGTGAAGAAGTATTCATTACGGTATCCAGAGCTGTTGACCAAATGTTGTGCCTTGGTAGAATATGAGAGTTTAGAGAGTGCCCGAAAGGCTCTCGAAGAGCTTGGCCACAACCAAGCCTCCTCTTCTGGGGAAGTTATAAAAGTAGTCAGCCTCTCTGGAAGAGGTTCCAAGAAGAAGAGTGCAGCCAGTCAAGATGATAGTGAGGAAGCTGAGGAGATGGAGAAGCCTTCTGGGAAGTGGAACTATATGCTGCCGGAAGGCCTCCAGCATGCCCTTGATGATTCCTTCTTTTACAGCTCATCCACAGAGTCAGATAGCACCCCGGTGTCTACTCCTATTCTGCCTCGGAATTTCCTATCTGCTCCTGTCTGGTCCACCACCAACTTCTGCAATTCTGCTAACCAGGTCTTCAAACAAAACTACTTCAGCATGCCATATGCAGGTCATCTCTCATTGCACAAATCCCTGCCTTGGCCTTTCTGCCCACCTCCTATCCCTGCACCCAAGCTGGGCAATGCCACTTCGGAATCACGAAAGCCACCCGACTTCTGCTGGGACACTGGAGTAGGTACTGGGAACCCATGGATGCCCAAACGGCGTGGACCAGCCAGCAGTCAACATCTTCCACAGAAACCTGACTCTGTGAGCACAGGAGCTGCTTCCAAAAGGATGTCTGAATTACATGGTGCACGGCCAGGAGTGATCCGCCTTCCTCAAGGGCCAGATGGCACTAGGGGTTTCTACAATACCATTGGGAGGGGGAAATTTATCTTGAGACACTGA